The Salvelinus namaycush isolate Seneca chromosome 8, SaNama_1.0, whole genome shotgun sequence genome has a segment encoding these proteins:
- the LOC120052617 gene encoding zinc finger protein Gfi-1-like, translated as MPRSFLVKSKRAHSYHKPRSLEDDYNRLDTILAHICAENSTIPEDLDALTGGDAIAGLYPDSHLADTADFSKSPLSCGDSVCGPVSDYEDFWRPPSPSASPVDSDKSLSPSVDETQPFAVPFRPYAWNSYSGSDIRHLVQQSLHHQHHHPMDLDRSPALGYHGDRAIEPTLFEGNTGPENYSDYRAAACLFDRATAPGVGLYSEGNLQGKSSEIKAESDLLCSRLILNGAYKCIKCSKVFSTPHGLEVHVRRSHSGTRPYGCDICGKTFGHAVSLEQHKVVHSQERSFDCKICGKSFKRSSTLSTHLLIHSDTRPYPCQYCGKRFHQKSDMKKHTFIHTGEKPHKCQVCGKAFSQSSNLITHSRKHTGFKPFGCDLCGKGFQRKVDLRRHKETQHGLKALN; from the exons ATGCCTCGGTCCTTCTTGGTGAAAAGTAAAAGGGCGCACAGCTACCACAAGCCCCGCTCCTTAGAAGATGACTACAATCGACTGGATACTATCTTAGCTCATATATGTGCAG AGAATAGTACGATTCCAGAGGACTTGGATGCCTTGACTGGCGGCGATGCCATCGCCGGGCTCTACCCGGACTCTCACCTGGCTGACACGGCTGATTTCTCCAAGTCCCCGCTCAGCTGTGGGGACAGTGTGTGCGGTCCAGTCTCGGATTATGAAGACTTCTGGCGGCCTCCGTCGCCCTCAGCATCACCAG TAGATTCTGATAAATCCCTGTCTCCCTCCGTGGACGAGACACAACCCTTTGCTGTTCCATTCCGGCCCTATGCGTGGAACAGTTACTCTGGTTCTGACATTCGGCACCTGGTCCAGCAAAGTCtccaccatcagcaccaccaTCCCATGGACCTGGACCGGAGCCCGGCTCTGGGTTACCATGGTGACCGGGCCATCGAACCGACCCTCTTCGAGGGAAACACTGGACCTGAAAATTACAGTGATTACAGGGCCGCTGCCTGTTTGTTCGATAGAGCCACCGCCCCCGGGGTTGGGTTGTACTCGGAAGGGAACCTGCAGGGGAAAAGCTCAGAAATCAAGGCGGAGTCTGACCTTCTCTGCTCACGGCTAATTCTGAATGGTGCCTACAAGTGCATCAAATGCAGCAAG GTGTTTTCGACTCCCCATGGGTTGGAGGTTCACGTTCGCAGATCACACAGTGGCACGAGGCCCTATGGTTGTGATATATGTGGCAAAACCTTCGGACATGCTGTCAGCCTCGAGCAACATAAAGTTGTGCACTCTCAG GAAAGAAGTTTTGATTGCAAAATCTGTGGTAAAAGCTTCAAAAGGTCGTCGACTCTCTCCACGCACCTCCTCATCCACTCTGATACACGGCCTTACCCATGCCAGTATTGCGGGAAGAGGTTCCACCAGAAATCAGACATGAAGAAACACACATTCATCCACACAG GTGAGAAGCCGCACAAATGCCAGGTGTGTGGGAAAGCGTTCAGCCAGAGCTCCAACCTCATAACGCACAGCCGGAAACACACGGGCTTCAAACCGTTCGGATGCGACCTCTGCGGCAAGGGATTCCAGAGAAAAGTCGACTTAAGAAGGCACAAAGAAACCCAGCATGGACTAAAAGCCTTAAACTAA